From Anaerococcus urinomassiliensis:
AAGATAGAAAACATAAGTATAGAAATGAGTCTCATTTTTTAATAGATGTACGTGATTGCGATAGTATCAAAAATGATAATATTATCAATAACGACCACGATGCTTTTTTAAATATTTAGGAGCCTTATATGTACATGTCAAGAGTGGAAATTGATTTTAATAATAGATTAAACCTTAAGAAATTATCAAGTTTGAAAGCTTATCATAGTTGGGTGGAAGAAAGTTTTCCTCAAGAAATCGAATCTAATAGTCGAAGTAGAAAACTCTGGAGAATAGATCATCTGTATGGTAAAAACTATTTATTACTAGTAAGCGAAGAAAAGCCTGACCTAAATTTGCTTGAAAGATATGGGGTAAAGGGAAGTGGAGAAAGCAAAAATTATGATCATTTTTTGGGGAAATTAGAAAATGGAATGCACGCAAAATTTAAAGTCTGTCTTAACCCGACTATTGCCACAAAAAAAGATCCTGATAAA
This genomic window contains:
- the cas6e gene encoding type I-E CRISPR-associated protein Cas6/Cse3/CasE translates to MYMSRVEIDFNNRLNLKKLSSLKAYHSWVEESFPQEIESNSRSRKLWRIDHLYGKNYLLLVSEEKPDLNLLERYGVKGSGESKNYDHFLGKLENGMHAKFKVCLNPTIATKKDPDKNNRGKIVPLKSEDFEKFLLDRSEKNGFTLKEDDFIISDRKYVDFQHNKNAKRIKLDIVTYEGRLTINDKEKMIKTLTKGIGKKKAYGFGLMTIILEN